A stretch of the Candidatus Paceibacterota bacterium genome encodes the following:
- a CDS encoding replicative DNA helicase has translation IDKLHNTKEGLRGVPTGFKALDDKLAGLQKSDLIILAARPSMGKTSLALDIARQAAIVHGIPVGIFSLEMASQQLIDRMLASESRVDAWKLRTGKLTLESDFVKIHQSLEKLSKAPIFIDDQPANNILKMRSVARRLKSEKGLGLIIVDYLQLMVPTQSRNSDNVVQQVTEISRSLKQLARELEVPVLALSQLSRAVEQRGGKPRLSDLRDSGSIEQDADVVLFIHREDKYKEDSDRPNMAEILIEKHRNGPTGKADLYFDAEKSTFLNIEKGDFGDFEQKGANAPEFF, from the coding sequence GTATTGATAAGCTTCACAATACTAAAGAGGGTCTGCGTGGAGTACCGACTGGTTTTAAGGCTCTGGATGACAAGCTTGCCGGTCTTCAAAAATCGGATCTCATTATCCTAGCCGCTCGTCCTTCCATGGGTAAAACTTCTCTTGCCTTGGATATTGCTCGCCAGGCGGCCATTGTACACGGCATCCCTGTCGGTATTTTCTCCCTAGAAATGGCTTCTCAGCAGCTCATTGACCGTATGCTTGCTTCCGAGTCTCGTGTCGATGCCTGGAAACTGCGCACCGGCAAGCTCACTCTCGAAAGTGATTTCGTTAAGATCCATCAGTCACTCGAAAAACTTTCCAAGGCCCCTATTTTTATCGACGATCAGCCGGCCAACAACATTCTCAAAATGCGTTCGGTAGCTCGCAGACTAAAGAGTGAAAAAGGACTTGGACTTATCATCGTCGACTACCTACAGCTCATGGTACCGACCCAGTCTCGCAATTCTGACAATGTAGTCCAGCAAGTGACTGAGATTTCCCGCTCGCTGAAGCAGCTCGCTCGTGAGCTCGAAGTCCCTGTGCTGGCTCTGTCTCAGCTCTCGCGTGCCGTAGAGCAGCGCGGCGGCAAGCCTCGACTCTCCGACCTTCGCGACTCCGGTTCCATTGAACAGGATGCTGACGTGGTGTTGTTTATTCACCGCGAGGATAAATACAAGGAGGATTCAGATCGTCCAAATATGGCTGAAATCTTGATCGAAAAGCACCGCAACGGTCCGACTGGCAAGGCAGACTTGTATTTCGATGCCGAAAAATCAACTTTCCTCAACATTGAAAAGGGCGACTTTGGAGACTTCGAGCAAAAAGGCGCCAACGCTCCGGAATTTTTCTAG
- a CDS encoding toprim domain-containing protein, with amino-acid sequence MDAIRELTERFSQFPGIGPRQAKRFVYYLLTRPNGYLKEFSALVNELKGSITVCPSCFRFFPKRHENSSLCDICLDTHRSHEELMIVCKDVDLESIEKSHSFNGKYFVLGGTVPILDKEPNRKIRASELIKTITERKPELKEIILAVNFNPEGEHTSDYVSSLLKPIIANTPIIVSTLGRGLSTGTELEYSDSETLKNALEHRQSSNS; translated from the coding sequence ATGGATGCCATCAGAGAACTCACCGAACGTTTTAGTCAATTTCCCGGCATTGGCCCTCGCCAGGCCAAGCGGTTTGTGTATTACTTGCTTACCCGCCCCAATGGCTATCTCAAAGAATTTTCAGCTCTCGTCAATGAGCTAAAAGGGAGTATCACCGTCTGCCCTTCGTGCTTTCGCTTTTTTCCCAAACGACATGAAAATTCATCCCTCTGTGATATTTGTCTAGATACCCACCGATCTCACGAAGAATTGATGATTGTCTGCAAGGATGTTGATCTTGAAAGTATTGAAAAATCCCACTCCTTTAATGGAAAATATTTTGTGCTAGGAGGCACTGTGCCTATTTTAGATAAAGAACCCAATCGCAAAATTCGGGCCAGCGAACTCATCAAGACCATCACTGAAAGAAAACCCGAGCTAAAAGAAATTATTTTGGCTGTCAATTTTAATCCTGAGGGAGAACACACTTCTGACTATGTATCTTCTCTGCTCAAGCCAATCATCGCCAATACACCAATCATCGTTTCAACCCTCGGCCGTGGACTGTCGACTGGCACCGAGCTCGAATACTCAGATAGTGAGACTCTAAAAAATGCCTTGGAACACCGTCAGTCTTCCAATAGCTAA
- the rplU gene encoding 50S ribosomal protein L21, producing the protein MEFAVIQTGGKQYRVKVGDTLKVEKLDGDFTKGDKIVFDKVLMVDNGKDTTIGTPTISGASVEATFESLGRAKKIDVIKYKQKSRYFKKNGHRQPFVEVKISAIK; encoded by the coding sequence ATGGAATTTGCAGTTATCCAAACAGGCGGCAAACAATACCGTGTCAAAGTGGGCGACACCCTCAAGGTGGAGAAGCTCGATGGCGACTTTACAAAAGGCGATAAAATCGTTTTTGATAAGGTTTTAATGGTGGATAATGGCAAAGACACTACTATCGGTACCCCTACTATCTCAGGGGCTTCTGTGGAGGCTACCTTTGAGTCTCTAGGCCGGGCCAAGAAAATTGACGTCATTAAATACAAGCAAAAGTCTCGCTATTTCAAGAAAAATGGCCATCGCCAGCCTTTTGTAGAAGTAAAGATTTCAGCTATCAAATAA